The following is a genomic window from Variovorax paradoxus.
CCATGCATCGAGCGCCGCCTTGACTGCTGTCTTGCTCCTTCCCCTCCCGGGGGAAGGCTGGGATGGGGGCAAGCGGCCTTCGACAAGCGGCTGGCCTTTGTTGCGCCGCTTGCCCCCACCCCTGCCCTCCCCCGGGAGGGGAGGGAGAAATTCGGGGTCCACCGGCGCAGTCATGACGGCAGCAGCGCAGCCAGGCGCCACCTTGGCCTCGCGAATCAAATTGCGGATGGCGGGCGTGCCCAGCATGATCTCGTGCGCCGCCACGCGGCCCTGGCCGTCCTTGGTCTTGCACAGCGTTTGCGAGATCACGGCCTGCAGCGACTCCGACAGCATGGCGCGGATCATTTCCTTTTCCTCGCCCGGGAACACGTCGATGATCCGGTCGATGGTCTTGGCGGCCGACGAGGTGTGCAGCGTGCCGAACACCAGGTGGCCCGTTTCGGCGGCGGTCATTGCCAGGCGAATGGTTTCCAGGTCGCGCAACTCGCCCACCAGAATGGCGTCCGGGTCTTCGCGCAGGGCAGAGCGCAGCGCGTTCGAGAACGACAGCGTCATCGGCCCCACTTCGCGCTGGTTGATGAGGCACTTCTTCGATTCGTGCACGAATTCGATCGGGTCTTCCACCGTGAGGATGTGGCCGTACTCGTTTTCGTTCAGGTAGTTGACCATCGCGGCCAGCGTGGTCGACTTGCCCGAGCCCGTGGGCCCCGTCACCAGCACCAGGCCGCGCGGCTTGAGCGCCAGTTCCGCGAAAATCTTGGGCGCGTTGAGCTGCTCCAGCGTCAGGATCTTCGAAGGAATGGTCCGGAACACGGCGGCCGCGCCGCGTGCCTGGTTGAAGGCGTTCACGCGAAAGCGGGCGAGGCCGTCGATCTCGAAGGAGAAGTCGACCTCCAGAAACTCTTCGTAGTGCTTGCGGTGGGTGTCGCTCATGATGTCGTACACCATGGCGTGCACCGCCTTGTGGTCGAGCGCATCGACGTTGATGCGCCGCACGTCGCCATGGACGCGAATCATCGGGGGCAGGCCGGCCGACAAATGCAGGTCGGAGGCTTTGTTCTTGACGCTGAATGCCAGCAGTTGGGTAATGTCCACGGGGCTCCTCGGCTCGAGTTCGGTGACGTTTTGATACGATTTTGGACGATTATGACGATGATTGGCGACGACCTCCAGCAAGTAAAGAACCGGATCGAAAGGGCCTGCGCCTCCGAGGGGCGCAACCCGGCCGAAGTCCGGCTGCTGGCGGTGTCCAAGACCTTCGGTCCGGAGGCCGTGCGCGAGGCCCACGGGGCAGGCCAGCGGGCGTTCGGCGAGAACTATGTGCAAGAGGGCCTGGACAAGATCGAGGCGCTTTCCGATCTGCGTGCGGAGCTCGAGTGGCACTGCATCGGCCCTCTGCAAAGCAACAAGACGCGGCCCGTGGCCGAGCATTTCGACTGGGTGCACAGCATCGACCGGCTCAAGATTGCCGAGCGCCTTTCGGCACAGCGGCCGGTGCATTTGCCGCCGCTGCAGGTGTGCCTGCAGGTCAATGTGGACGGCGGCGCGAACAAGTCAGGTGTGCCTCCGGAAGAGGCTCTGCCGCTTGCGCGCGCTGTGGCGGCTTTGCCACATTTGCGGCTGCGTGGGGTCATGGCCATTCCGGAACCGGCGCCGGATTTCGCCGCGCAACGCGAACTGTGCCTGCGCGCCCGTGCGGTTTACGACGCCATTCGGGCGGCGGGCATCGAGATCGATACGCTTTCGCTGGGCATGAGTGCCGACCTGGAAGCCGCCATCAGCGCGGGTAGCACGATGGTTCGCATAGGTACGGCCATCTTCGGTGGGCGGCCGCAAAAACCTGCCTGACAATCAGGGGCCGCCCAGCACCGAGCCCTGTTGCTGGTTGGCTTGCGCTACGGCCTGTGTCCGAATCTCGCTCATTATTTGCTCCCGCTGCTGGTCGGTTCGCAGGATGTGCTGATCGCTCTGCTGAACGCTGGGTGCGGGCTGGCTGATGTCCATCTGTGCTGGCACGGCAAAGAGCGAGCGGGAGGCGAAGACCACCGACTTGTCGCCAATATAAATACCCGACAGGTCTTTCTCCGTAATTCTCGACCGGTGGCAGGCGGCCGTGCCTTGGGCCAGGCGTTCTTCGGAGGTGCCCTTCGGGAGGAGGTCTTTGAGGGTGCTGTACAGCGCAGTTTGGGGATGGCTCGGGTCGCTGAAATCGCGCAGAAGCGGGCGGCTCGTGTCAGCCACAGCCGTTGCGGCCGTTGCGGATATCGGATCCCGTTCATCGCGCCGCTCCAGGCCGACTGGCCTGTGCTGCTCGGCCATGCGTGCCACCTGCTGCCGCATCGCGGCCAATTCGGCGTGCGCCGCCGCAATGGCTGCCGCAGCGGGCTGGGCCATCGGCTGCGAAGCCAGGGGCGTGGCGGCGCGCTCCTCGGGGGCGCCTTGACGGTTCGGCACATGCTCTCCTCGGCTCGGGGCCGGCGCCTGCTCCTGCACGGGTTCCTGCGCGCGTTCCGGCGCACGCTCCTGCGCGCGCTCCACCGAAGGCTGCAGCGTCCTTTGAGGACTCGGCTCGTTCCTGAACCGCTCCCTGTCCTGCGCCTGCGCGATGCCCAGGTCGCGCATCAGGGCCTGTTCCTGCGCTTGGTGCACCCGGTACAGCGGACTGCCTTTTGTCCGGTGGATTTCATCGAGCTTGCCCACCGGCTGCAACGAGCCCGCAGAAATCTGCTCGGGCTCGTCGCGGCGACGGTGCGCCTCGGCAAAGCTCATGCCGCCCGGCGTGGGCACGATGCGCGATTCATGCGTGATGATCTGGGGAATGGGTTCCTGCTGCGCAGGAGCCCTTGCAGGCGCAGGCACCACGTCAGCCTGCGACGGCGGCACCAGCCCCTGCTCGTTGACGGGTGTGCCGGCGGCGTCGAAGTAGCGCTCGTGTCCGACGCGCCCGCCGCTGCGGTCAAGTTCATAGATGACGGTGCGCGGCTCGCCTGCCACCTCTTGCCCGCTGTTGATGGTCACGGTGCGGTGGCCGGTTTCCGCATCGTGCATCACCCACGCGCGGCTGCCGTCCTCGCCCACGAAGTCGAAGCTCGCGGCGCCATTGGCGTGGGTCTGGATGCTGACGGTGGTGTAGGTGCCGAGGCCGCTTCCTGCCTCCACCACCACGGGTGCCAGAGCCGGGTCTTCCGGAGTTGCGCCCCCGGTGCCCGCCGAAGCGGCGGGGCGCATCTGATAGTCGGCCACGCTTTGCGCCGCGCTCCCCTTCAGGACCATGCGCCCCGCGGTGTCCATGCCCGAGGCGAAGACGCTCGCCGGGCCGGCCTGGAACTGATCATCTACCCGTTGGCCGGAGAGGCGCGCCTCCATGATGGCGCCGGTCGTCTCGTCGCGCCAGGTGGTGACCTGCACGGCGGGTTGCCGGGTTTGCGCCGTGCTGCCCGCGCCGGCGACGGTGGCTGTTCCGGAGTGCTCGTAATACGTGCCGTCGACCGCATAGCCCGCGGGGCTCAGGCCATGCATGACGTTCCACTGACCTTGCCCGATGCCTTGCTGAACGACCTGAGCGGTTTCGGCCGGCGTGAGGTGGGCCTGCCAGCCCAATGCCTTGACGGCCCGCGCGGGGCTGTCGATGTAATTGGCGACAGCGCTCGCGGCGGCGTCGGCTGCCGGTTCCGTCAAGGCCTCGGCGCCATTGCCGATGAGCTTGTCCGCGATCCAGGCGGCGCCTTCGCCAAGGACCTTGCCGCCCAATTTGCCGGTCAGCGATTCAGCCATGGCCATCGCGCCTTGGGTGCCGATATCGGCCAGTCCGCCGGCCAGCAGGGCGTTGCCGGTGTTGACCGCGGCCACCACGCCGCCCGGCTTCCAGGGTTCAGGGCCCACGCGCAGG
Proteins encoded in this region:
- a CDS encoding YggS family pyridoxal phosphate-dependent enzyme — encoded protein: MTMIGDDLQQVKNRIERACASEGRNPAEVRLLAVSKTFGPEAVREAHGAGQRAFGENYVQEGLDKIEALSDLRAELEWHCIGPLQSNKTRPVAEHFDWVHSIDRLKIAERLSAQRPVHLPPLQVCLQVNVDGGANKSGVPPEEALPLARAVAALPHLRLRGVMAIPEPAPDFAAQRELCLRARAVYDAIRAAGIEIDTLSLGMSADLEAAISAGSTMVRIGTAIFGGRPQKPA